A window of Equus przewalskii isolate Varuska chromosome 6, EquPr2, whole genome shotgun sequence genomic DNA:
GTGGGGTGGAAGACTTTATGACTGAACAGTAACCTGCTTCAGTAGTCGGAGGGCCCCATCCCGGATCTGCTTGGTCTTCATGCCATAGATGATTGGGTTGAGCATGGGTGGTACAACAAGGTAGAGGTCAGCCAGGAGGATGTGGATGTGGTGGGGCACATGCTGGCCAAAGCGCTGTGTGTAGAATGAGAAAAGTCCTGGTGTATAGAAGAGAAGGATGACACCCAGGTGGGAGCCACAAGTGCCAAAGGTCTTAGCCCTTGCCTCCTTGGAGGAAAGGCCTAACACAGCCCGGAGGATGAGTGCATAGGAGACAGCAATGCAGATGGAGTCAGTGCCCACCACCAGCGTGGCAGCACTGATGCCATAGATGTTGTTTGGCTTTGTGCCCCTACAAGCCAGCTTCACCACAGCCATATGCTCACAGTAGGAGTGGGCCACCACTCGGTTACAGTAGCTCAGCCTTGCCAGTAAGCAGGTGAGTGGGGTCATGAGCCCTAAGCCACGAAACACAGCAACAGCTCCCAGCTTGCCCACAGCCTCTA
This region includes:
- the LOC103553764 gene encoding olfactory receptor 52P1-like, whose protein sequence is MQFSNHSHQNPTSFLLMGIPGLEASHFWIAFPFCSMYALAVLGNTAVLLVVHSEPSLHQPMYLFLCMLSTIDLVLCTSTVPKLLALFWANAAEIAFEACATQMFFIHGFSAIESGILLAMAFDRYLAICRPLHYGSLLPLEAVGKLGAVAVFRGLGLMTPLTCLLARLSYCNRVVAHSYCEHMAVVKLACRGTKPNNIYGISAATLVVGTDSICIAVSYALILRAVLGLSSKEARAKTFGTCGSHLGVILLFYTPGLFSFYTQRFGQHVPHHIHILLADLYLVVPPMLNPIIYGMKTKQIRDGALRLLKQVTVQS